One window of Amblyraja radiata isolate CabotCenter1 unplaced genomic scaffold, sAmbRad1.1.pri S36, whole genome shotgun sequence genomic DNA carries:
- the LOC116969392 gene encoding late histone H2B.L4-like, with amino-acid sequence MPENVSKVIAKKGAKKAASMSHPKGQKRRRRVRRESYGIYVYKVLKQVHPDTGISSKAMSIMNSFVNDVFERIACEALRLVHYSGRHTMSSREIQTAVRLLVPGELAKHAVSEGTKAVTKYTSCK; translated from the coding sequence ATGCCCGAGAATGTGAGCAAGGTGATCGCCAAGAAAGGGGCCAAGAAGGCGGCTTCCATGTCGCACCCGAAGGGCCAGAAGAGGCGGCGCCGGGTCCGCAGGGAGAGCTACGGCATCTACGTGTATAAGGTGCTGAAGCAGGTGCACCCGGACACGGGCATCTCCTCCAAGGCCATGAGCATCATGAACTCCTTCGTCAACGACGTCTTCGAGCGGATCGCCTGCGAGGCGCTGCGCCTGGTGCACTACAGCGGGCGGCACACTATGTCGTCGCGGGAGATCCAGACGGCCGTGAGGCTGCTGGTGCCCGGGGAGCTGGCCAAGCACGCCGTCTCCGAGGGCACCAAGGCCGTCACCAAGTACACCAGCTGCAAATGA